The Primulina tabacum isolate GXHZ01 chromosome 1, ASM2559414v2, whole genome shotgun sequence genome contains the following window.
CTCCAAGCCCTAGCATTTATTTTAACATTCACCGAGAAATCTAATTTATCTTCTCTCCGCAGCCGTAAATGGGAATGCAGCATCCATGAAATTCCTGTAAGAATAAAACTGGAAGCCATCTACTATCTTCTTACAAAGGGTTAAATATTTTTGTATCCATCATTTTTACAGAAGATCTGATTATTTTGTTTGTGTTTTTTCCAAGGCGAAGGAGAAAGAACCTACTTTGTTCACTTCTCAGTATTTGTGTTGGTTTCATTACATTTTCGTAGTATTTACTTACTttatttttatggatttttttgTTGTACAGCTTATATACTTGTTGCGATATACGTTGCTATATGGTGTTCGTGTTTTTTAGTAGaccactttaaatggttagaACTTGTGGCATAAATCTTTCTGTCATGGCTGAAGTACATCGGCACATCGCAACATTTGTAGCGCTACACCAACATTTGAGCAGGTCCTTCATGTTCTTAGTGCTGTTAACACGTTTCTTTACGACGTTTGTAGCACGGTCGCCTCTCAGATACCGTAGAAGAGACCGTTCTTACAATGTTACTGGGAGAATACCTGCTCAAATCAACCATCTACATAGGATTATTGAATTAGGAGATGTGCAGTGTGTTTTGAATTTGAGAATGGATGGTAATGAATTTGCACGTCTTTGCTATTTGGTAAAAAATGTGAGTGGCGTAGTGGATTCGAGATATGTTCGTATTGAGGAGAAGGTGGCGATTTTTTGATCTATTTTAGCACATCATAAGAAAGTTAGAGTAATTGGTCATGATTATTTACGAAGTGGACAAACAGTGAGATCTCATTTCCACGAAGTACTCCGTTCGATTCTCAAACTACACCCCCTACTACTTGTCAAACCACTTCCAGGGGATGAGAATTGCTCCAATAACACTTGGAAATGGTTCAAGGTAAGTCTCTTTACTCATTAGTTAGACGTCATGCATTTAAATCCATCATCTGAAGCATAGCAACCACAAATGTTTTTGCGACTAATTTGAAGTATATGAACAACATACATAATAGGGTTGTTTGTGTGTATTGGATGGAACATATATAAGTTTCCAATTACCAAATAAAGACAAAGAGAAATACATAAATAGAAAAGGAACAACAGCAATAAATGTTTTGGGGATATGCAATTGTGACATGCAGTTTATTTACGCACTAACCGGATGGGAAGGATCAGCGGCAGACGCTCATGTTCTACGTGATGCAGTTAATCGCCAAGATGGGCTAAAGATTCCAAGAGGTTAGAACTTCTCTTTCATAATTTGAGTAAGGAGTATAAATGTGTTTTTGGTTATGTTTCGTTAGAAGGATGTGCTAAAGATTCCAAGAGGTTAGAAATATACTTTGTTGGTAAGTCACTTctgtattttttatttgttgtCGCTAACTTTTAATACTATTGTCAAATGACAGGTTGTTATGACTTGTGCGACAATGGCTACCCAAACGTTGAAGGATTCTTGACGCCGTATAGGAGAACTCGATACCATATGGATCAGTGGGTGTGCGGTTTTTTTGCACCCCAGAATTACAAAGAGTTTTTCAACTCTAAACATTGTCATGCTCGTAATGTTATTGAAAGAGCATTTGGGTTATAGAAAAGACGATGGGCTATTCTTCGTAGCCCATCGTTTTACCCCTTGAAAGTACAGAATCGTATAGTAATGGCTTGCATTCTGCTACATAATTTCATTCGCTCCGAAATGGTAGATGACCCTGTAGATGTGTTTGATAAGTCATATGTTGAACTTACAGAAACTGGAGATTTTGACTTCATTGGCAATGTTGAATCTTCTTCTGCATGGGACACATGGAGGGAAAACTTAGCGCTGTGTATGTACCATAGTAACTGAGAAATGATGGTGTTCATGTATTTTTCTGTATTTGTGCTATTTTAGACAATGTGTGAAAGGGTGATGATTTATGTTTTCTGTTGTGATTGACGTTTTATGTCCTTGTATCTGTGATATGTAAAACTCGATATTGGTTgtgtattttaataaatttatgtaTGATGGTTCCATTTTTCGACTAAAATAGTGTACATAAATAATTCTGCATTGTACAGGGATTATTATAAATTGTTCTAGTCATCATGGATATTAACTCACCTATTGCTACTGCAACTAGCACCGCTAAGAAATCTGAGATAATTCGCCGAGTGTGGACACAGAAGGAGGATGAATTCCTCATTCAGGCACTTAAAGAATAAGTCAATGACGGATCAAAGAATAAGTCAATGCCGGATCGAAGAGTGAAAATGGGTTTCGCTGCGGATACTTGACTGTGTTAGAGAAATCTATTTCCCAGGCTTTTCCAAACACCGATTTACGAGTGAACCCACATATTAACTCAAAGATACATGTCTGGAAAAGGACTCATGGTTCTTTGTTAACAATGCTTAGCAGGAATGGAATTGGCTGGAATGAATTAGACAAGAGGATTGAAGCAACTGACGAAACGTGGGATTCATTTGTGAAGGTAATCCTCTCTGGTAATTTTTTCGGGTTGCATTGTTTATTTACTACATAATTAGGTGCAGTGTGAAACTCCATTGTTTttgtcaattaaatttaaattttgtacaCTATTAAATCTGTAATATACAAACAGACTGATAGCAGTGTTCGTACGTGGCGTTACAAAACATGGCCCTATTTTCCCGATTGGTGCGAAATATTTGGAAATGACCGTGCAACGGGAACATGCTGAGAGCTTCGCTGAGGCCCTTCAAGGTGTACTGAACATGACTGATGATAATGATATTGTGCCCGAAGATAAAATTGGACCGAATACTCTCTTCCAGGAGACTGAGGAAGCAGGTGAATCCATGTCGGTGTCAAATGCTCCATCTGTGAACAAAGTTTGTAGTAAATCAAAGAACACGAGGAAACGGAAAAAGCATTCAGAAGGTGAGAAGCGATTCATTGATGCCATTAACAATTTCACTGagatgtcaagatctaaaatgaGCGAATTTGTGAAGCGAATTGGCGTTGAGTATGATAAAATAAACGCAACAAAAGATGTGTTTGATGTGCTAGAATCAATCCCCGAACTAAGTGCAGATGATATTGTTGTTACTGCTGCATTGCTAGCAGAAAATCCAAAGCAACAGAATCTGTTGTTTAAAGCTCCTCAACATGCAAGGCTGAAGTTGGTTCGAAGGCTCCTTAAGGAAGACTGAACTAAGAAGAACATAGTTTAAATCACACTTCATACATTCCACTTGACGAAGTTTCTGAAATGGGAAGAAATTGTTTTGTATTTTGTTCATGACAGTGTTTAACTACCTATTACAGTATCTTTTTTGTTTGTTGAATGGTCTAGTTAGTTGCTTTGGTCCTCTCTTTCAGAAACCTTTGGAATATTTTGTACATGAAACGATTGTGGCAATGTATGACTTTGTATCTATTTTTTATTGTCGAAATATGATGAAATTACACTATtactttactttatttttcGATTGTTcacattgaaaaaaaaatttgcactTGATATTTAATGTTTTGGAACCAGTAACATTAACTTGGGTGAGTATGTACAATTGTTGgaacaaaaacaaaatcattACTGCCTATATGCACAACAGCATTACGGACCATTGCACCCAAGACAAATTGGTGAAAACCAACAAAAAATGTTCCAAAACTAATTATCTTACCACGGATGCAACATTTAGCCACTGTAGTTTATAGCACATTTTGATTCTTCCTAGCATTTGATTTCTACCGATTCTCTCTCAGCCAATGCCGCATGAACGTGCTCATTTGTACCATCATTATCTGCATCTGTAATCATTTTCTGCCCCTCAAGATCATTAACCATCTTAGGCTTCTTACCCTTGTGTTGTAGTGATGAGGAATATTCATTCCGGTTGGCAGAGAGTAATCCATTGACAGCAGTAGGCGGAACAATTTCATCCACTTTGGTTGTTGTTGGAGGCGTAGCTGTTGGGAAACCTAATATGACATCTCCATCGGTTTTGAGATCATTCTCATCGTCCGATGAAATTAGTATGATATCGATTTCAACTTCATCGTCACTTGATATAAGCTCAATAACATTTGGGAATACATATTTATAAGTGCTATTCACCGACTCCTCAGATGATACATCAAAATCTCTAGACATTTTTCCTTACACTACATTTGTGGTGTTTACAAAATGCTTACATGTCCGAGTACCAAGGAAAGAATGAGTTAAATAGAAGTAATACATGTATTTATGATGGTACACCTACTACCAATATTGCAATGTCCATCTAATCTGTTCCCCCTAGCAGGGTTTGACAACTAATATTTATTGTAATGTCTTATCTCTATTGGAACcagaaaaatattaaatacatTGCATCATCAAATGGAGAAGCATTAAATTTGCTTAAAAATTGATCCACAAAATCAACACAAGCCCTATTGATACATTGTATGATAATTCGAGGGAGTAAACAAATAGCACAAATATTGTTACAAAGTCATTGAAGGGACACTGATTTGCTTGCATTGTCCCAAAATACAAAATGTAAAAACCAACAACCGATCGTCGTACCTAACACTGCATCATTCTACATGAAAATGAATGATACAACATACATGTACAACTATAAGAGATCatacaaatatttataaatatctTACTTTGACAAAATAACACACAATAGTAAGAATAAGAGGAATACACTTACGAAACAACAAGTGCACCcgaaacaacaacaaatatcatCTGATGAAATAGGCATGGGCTTCGGGACCATTTTTTCATTGTCTCCGGTTGCTTCTTTTACGTCACCAGCAAGTACAACAAATTCTTTTGTGGGGGCGATTGATTCTTTCTTTCTTGGGTAACAATCTTGAGTAAATGAATGTTCCTGCGTCGAGGGACCTTTGTGATTGATACGTGTTTGCTTCGTACCATTGCTAGAGCCACTAGCATATTCCATTGACATGCTATTTTTGTGTATCACATTATTTCCTTGATACTGGTCATGCTAGATGAATTTGTTCCGATGGTTAAGAGATGCCGGACATATGTAGTAAAATTTCCCCAGACGAGTGGATCGATCACCATCTTTCCGTAAGAGCATCAACCCATTGCCACACTGGCATTCAGGTGTAGGCTTTGTCTCCATAACAACTAAGAATTGAACACATTAACTCACAATACAGAATAAAAacatgtaattaattaaatatattttattataatcatGGAATATGTAGTGACCTACTGAAATATACCTAtttacaaaaacaaaaattaggTTTTAGAAGAAGAGAATATCAAGGTTACATACGGTATgaaattacaaatatgagtGATCGTATCTTGGCGATTGATCAGAGCGTAATGAAATTAAGCAAGATTACAACAATAACATATAATCATATGCTAAGACGCGAAACAAATGGACACTCAATCTAAACTGACATTTGGGGTTttatttgaagaaaataaaataatataataatctgTTAAAAACAAATGTGTTCACTCACGGTTTTCACCCGACGAAATGCTTGCCTTTGTACAAAAAAGCGTTCGGCGTAAAGATGAAGCAGTGTGTACGCTACTGATGTGAAGAGAAAGATTACAGAAAGTGAACAAAAACATcgaatataataaatttaataaagatAATTATATCATCCAATAAATCAAATCGTAccatgatgtatataatataatacTAGTCTGTCGCTACAGTGTGGTAGAGTCGGTCCAATTATTAGAGGATGCTGGTCATTTACAGTGGAGCTCCACCATCCACTGtacttttgaatttttttaattaattatggaaaaaaaaacCCATTAAAGCTCTACAGAGAAGTTTAACGTCATTTTGAAAAACATAAATTAGTTAAATTTGATTAAATGATTTTCTTAAATCAA
Protein-coding sequences here:
- the LOC142506695 gene encoding uncharacterized protein LOC142506695; this encodes MARVKKMKNGGVDRYVFHTEENESGSHDPKSIRVKVVNREPKEPGNPFEKMVDWESKTLLSCSMKKVGGIDPKDLISSEAPGRRVEVTKENHKGPVTFSFPFPWGPEVRPRQVYAISIVTCSTHTFYRNNLQALAFILTFTEKSNLSSLRSRKWECSIHEIPVRIKLEAIYYLLTKAHHKKVRVIGHDYLRSGQTVRSHFHEVLRSILKLHPLLLVKPLPGDENCSNNTWKWFKGCLCVLDGTYISFQLPNKDKEKYINRKGTTAINVLGICNCDMQFIYALTGWEGSAADAHVLRDAVNRQDGLKIPRGCYDLCDNGYPNVEGFLTPYRRTRYHMDQWVCGFFAPQNYKEFFNSKHCHARNVIERAFGL